The DNA window CGGCCTCGATTTCTGAAAAGGGATTTGAAAAGCTTTTTTTGGAGTCACTGCTAATCTTGAAGGATTTTTCCCCGCCGCAGGGGGCTACCGTTTTGGACCTCGGCTCCGGTGCCGGCTTTCCAGCGATTTGTTTGAAGATCGCCCGCTTTGATTTAAACTTCACCCTGCTTGAGCCGAATCATAAAAAGTTTCTTTTTTTGGAGAAATTGGAAAAAGTGCTCGGGCTGCAAGGTTTGGAGGTCTTGGAAATGCGGGCGGAGGATTTTGCCAAGCAGGGACGGACCTTCGATTTTGTGACTGCGCGTGCCTTTGGTCCATTGGAAAAATTTGCCAAGGCCGCCTATCCGTTTATGCATCTGAATTCATTAGCTATAGCAATCAAAGCAACCGATTTTTCGCGTGAAGTTTCGGCCTTGAAAAAATTTCCAAAGGTCATCTTGCTGGGGGCCAAAGAGGTAAAATTTAAAAAGGCCAAGTACCAGATTGGATTGGCCTTTCTGAAAAAAGCATAATCATTTCACCGCGGGGGCGCATACGGGAGAACTTTGGCTTGCACAAACCGGGACAAGAAGTTAACTTGGGGGACGTGGAGCAGTCCAAGGGGCTCATAGGAGGCCAACTCGAAGTGCAAAACGGCCAGGAGACCAAATTTTTTCCGAAAAAAGCGAAAATTATCGCCATTGCCAACCAGAAGGGGGGCGTCGGCAAGACGACCACAGCCATAAACCTCGCTTCCTGCTTGGCGGTGGCGGAAAAGAAAACGCTGCTCCTCGACATCGACCCGCAGGGGAACACCACCTCCGGTTTGGGAATCGACAAGGAAAAATTGGGCCTGACTGTCTACGAAGTTTTGATAGAGGAAAAGCCGATTGCCGAAGCGATAATCAAAACCGACATTCCTTTTCTGGATTTGCTCCCGGCCCACGTGCGCTTGGTCGGCGCGGAGGTGGAGCTGGTGAACCAAATCGCCCGGGAGAAAAAATTGGCCTCTGCTTTGGAGTCGATTCTTAATCAGTATGAATTTATTTTGATCGATTGCCCGCCGTCGCTTGGGCTTTTGACTTTGAACACGCTGACCGCCGCGGATTCGGTTTTGATTCCGATTCAGTGTGAGTACTATGCCCTTGAGGGATTGGGTCAACTTCTCAATACCATCCGGCTGATTCAGAAGCATCTGAACCCAAATTTGAAAATCGAGGGGGTGCTTTTGACCATGTACGATTCACGTCTGAATTTGTCCAAACAGGTGGCGGAGGAGGCGCGCAAATATTTTTCCGGGAAGGTGTACGAGACGGTCATCTCCCGCAATGTGCGGCTTTCGGAGGCGCCTTCCTTCGGCAAGCCGATTATCATGTACGACATTCTTTCCTCCGGCGCGGAAAATTATCTGGCCTTGGCAAAGGAGATTTTGGGGTCCGATTCACCGGAAGCAGGCAGGCCCGAGGTTGAAAATTCTTTGACTGACAAAAGCGCAGGCAAACCGGAGTGATGGCTGAAGACGCCCATATAACAGAAGGGCATGAGTAGAATTTTGGAAAAAATTTGAGATAGGAGGCGCAAATGAAGAAGCCGGCATTGGGGAGAGGTTTGGGGGCTTTGATTCCAGGCATGACGGAAGAGGCGGCGGCGGAAGAGGGGAAGCTGCAGGAGATTCCAATCGACATCATTTACAAAAGCCCGTATCAACCACGCACCGACTTACATGCCGTAACACTTAGTGAATTGGCGGATTCGATAGCCGAAAAAGGAGTACTTCAGCCAATTTTGGTAACGCCAAAAGACAGTGGGTACGAACTGGTTGCAGGGGAGCGAAGAGTTACAGCTGCCGAAATGGCAGGATATAAACAAGTACCGGCTATAATCCTCGAAGGATTAACCAAAGAGGAGAAGATTGAGCTGGCGCTTATTGAAAACCTGCAGCGGGAGGACTTGAACCCGATTGATGAAGCGAGGGCGTATAAGCGATTGGCGGAAGAGTGCAACTTGACGCAGGAGGAGATTGCCAAGCGGGTGGGGAAGGAGCGTTCGGTCATTGCCAATTCGCTTCGGCTTTTGACTTTGCCGGAGGACGTTCAGTTTATTATTTCCGAAGCCCGGATAACCCCCAGCCACGCGCGGACGCTATTGAATCTGGCGGATTCGGAAGCGCAGGTGAAACTGGCGGAGAAGATGGCATCGGAGAAGATGACCGTCCGTTCGGCGGAAAAACTGGTTTTGAAACGCCGCACCGC is part of the Verrucomicrobiia bacterium genome and encodes:
- a CDS encoding AAA family ATPase; the encoded protein is MQNGQETKFFPKKAKIIAIANQKGGVGKTTTAINLASCLAVAEKKTLLLDIDPQGNTTSGLGIDKEKLGLTVYEVLIEEKPIAEAIIKTDIPFLDLLPAHVRLVGAEVELVNQIAREKKLASALESILNQYEFILIDCPPSLGLLTLNTLTAADSVLIPIQCEYYALEGLGQLLNTIRLIQKHLNPNLKIEGVLLTMYDSRLNLSKQVAEEARKYFSGKVYETVISRNVRLSEAPSFGKPIIMYDILSSGAENYLALAKEILGSDSPEAGRPEVENSLTDKSAGKPE
- the rsmG gene encoding 16S rRNA (guanine(527)-N(7))-methyltransferase RsmG, which gives rise to MGFLLPKREVELYYSLFREHGKQLGLASTASISEKGFEKLFLESLLILKDFSPPQGATVLDLGSGAGFPAICLKIARFDLNFTLLEPNHKKFLFLEKLEKVLGLQGLEVLEMRAEDFAKQGRTFDFVTARAFGPLEKFAKAAYPFMHLNSLAIAIKATDFSREVSALKKFPKVILLGAKEVKFKKAKYQIGLAFLKKA
- a CDS encoding ParB/RepB/Spo0J family partition protein — translated: MKKPALGRGLGALIPGMTEEAAAEEGKLQEIPIDIIYKSPYQPRTDLHAVTLSELADSIAEKGVLQPILVTPKDSGYELVAGERRVTAAEMAGYKQVPAIILEGLTKEEKIELALIENLQREDLNPIDEARAYKRLAEECNLTQEEIAKRVGKERSVIANSLRLLTLPEDVQFIISEARITPSHARTLLNLADSEAQVKLAEKMASEKMTVRSAEKLVLKRRTARRSPALSASAEDLQSEMQRHLATKVKIFRNQKGRGRVEIHFFSDMELERLAGIILDTGEGMK